One window of Patescibacteria group bacterium genomic DNA carries:
- a CDS encoding prepilin-type N-terminal cleavage/methylation domain-containing protein: protein MKILRKHQSGFTFVELIFAITIMGSMLAIAMVVVIGTLRFYVFSNQVRQNQENGRNIVDTMTRELRFGELVIPSATGSPSSRICIMDDTNKQLIDYKLYGTDLLRTTLSYSPGFLNCDEDTTSAKLTKIITSGPINLDKMKVSNFSVVRTSGARGGNDKASAVTIGLSYTTGLPETDGKCATGNIYCSGLTLNTAINLRAGTK, encoded by the coding sequence ATGAAGATCCTACGGAAACATCAATCTGGGTTTACCTTTGTGGAGCTGATCTTCGCCATCACGATCATGGGGAGCATGCTAGCTATTGCGATGGTCGTGGTGATCGGCACGCTGCGATTTTATGTATTTTCAAACCAAGTTCGCCAAAATCAAGAAAACGGCCGCAATATCGTGGATACCATGACCCGAGAGCTGAGGTTTGGTGAGCTCGTGATACCCTCAGCTACGGGTTCACCCTCGTCGAGAATCTGTATCATGGATGATACCAACAAGCAGCTTATCGACTACAAGCTATACGGCACTGATCTGCTTCGCACCACCCTTAGCTATAGCCCAGGCTTTTTGAATTGCGACGAGGATACAACTTCTGCCAAACTAACCAAGATTATTACCAGCGGACCTATCAACCTAGATAAGATGAAGGTCAGCAATTTTAGTGTCGTTAGGACCTCCGGGGCAAGGGGTGGAAACGATAAGGCCAGCGCCGTAACTATCGGCCTCTCCTATACCACTGGGCTGCCCGAAACCGATGGCAAATGTGCCACGGGCAATATTTATTGTAGTGGCCTTACCCTAAATACAGCCATAAATCTTCGAGCAGGGACAAAATAG